The proteins below come from a single Lepidochelys kempii isolate rLepKem1 chromosome 20, rLepKem1.hap2, whole genome shotgun sequence genomic window:
- the AKAP8L gene encoding A-kinase anchor protein 8-like isoform X4 has product MSYSGYEGYSYGYGYGQDNSGNYGYDTYESYDSRSSLNDRDLYRSGYDYSEAEHDTENAYEGCYDSFYGNHRDQYQNRARDNFGQRGQNWARDGRNNRPMASSYSGHMGGQWNEPPQPMGGRGHGPHGSSRLPSLFSHNIIPELSMFQGMRGFSGNMRFGGGGMKQRMRRNWKMWDADFKSQKKKLKKDPTSKKRKQTDSTDEPDSKAAKTDGSDNSDSENEEGTEGEAAEKEGSKAEGEDEEGKDSEKGALTIQEEISQIKRKLQAGKKTQERQKKRHRDRMVERIQFVCSLCKYRTFYEDEMNAHLESKFHKEHFKFVGTKLPQQTADFLQDYVANKTKKTEERRKAIEDINAVIQQIYKDQDLTQDIGMEHFIKKVEAAHCAACDLFIPMQYGIIQKHLKSLDHNHNRRAMMEQSKKSSLVVARSILNNKLISKKLERYLKGENPFTDDPEEKEEHEEGEGGTSGNAEEGIAEGADENKIDAENQDEENKDEESQDREENPEAKATENHGEQEEIQAEAQAEVEAGYAEEKNSQIAEETLTAEEEEQLLEGGEEESKGVTAAEEDEPVE; this is encoded by the exons GTATGATACATATGAGTCCTACGACTCAAGGTCTTCACTGAACGACCGTGATCTATACAGATCCGGCTATGATTACAGTGAGGCTGAACATGACACCGAAAATGCCTATGAAGGTTGCTATGACAGCTTCTATGGGAACCACAGGGACCAGTACCAGAACAGAGCACGGGACAACTTTGGCCAGCGGGGTCAGAACTGGGCCAGAGACGGGCGAAATAACAGACCCATGGCATCTTCATATTCCGGGCACATGGGCGGACAGTGGAATGAGCCGccacagccaatgggagggcGGGGCCATGGTCCCCACGGCTCCTCTAGGCTCCCATCCCTCTTCTCCCACAACATTATCCCAGAACTCAGCATGTTCCAGGGAATGCGAGGTTTCTCTGGAAACATGCGCTTTGGAGGAGGCGGCATGAAACAGCGAATGAGGAGAAACTGGAAAATGTGGGACGCAGACTTTAAA TCACagaaaaagaaactgaagaaGGACCCTACTtctaagaaaagaaaacaaactgacaGCACTGATGAACCTGACAGCAAGGCAGCAAAAACTGATGGCTCTGACAACTCTGACTCTGAGAATG AGGAAGGGActgaaggagaagcagcagagaaGGAGGGCTCTAAAGCT GAGGGTGAAGatgaagaaggaaaagattctgAGAAAG GTGCTTTAACAATTCAAGAAGAGATCAGTCAAATCAAGCGCAAATTGCAGGCAGGCAAGAAAACTCAAGAGAGGCAGAAAAAGAGGCATCGGGATCGCATGGTAGAAAG GATTCAGTTTGTTTGTTCGCTGTGCAAATATCGGACCTTCTATGAGGATGAGATGAATGCTCATCTGGAAAGCAAATTCCACAAGGAGCACTTCAAATTTGTTGGAACAAAACTGCCTCAGCAGACAGCTGACTTCCTCCAG GATTACGTTgctaacaaaacaaagaaaaccgaAGAACGCCGTAAAGCAATTGAAGATATTAATGCAGTTATCCAACAGATCTATAAAGACCAAGATCTTACCCAAG ATATTGGCATGGAACACTTCATTAAAAAGGTGGAGGCTGCTCACTGTGCTGCATGTGACCTCTTCATTCCAATGCAGTATGGCATTATCCAGAAGCACCTGAAGTCCCTTGACCACAACCACAACCGCAGA GCCATGATGGAGCAGTCCAAGAAATCATCTTTAGTAGTTGCGAGAAGTATTCTCAATAACAAACTAATCAGCAAGAAATTGGAGCGGTATTTGAAG GGTGAGAATCCCTTCACAGATGATCCAGAAGAGAAAGAGGAGCATGAGGAAGGAGAGGGTGGAACAAGTGGAAATGCAGAGGAGGGAATAGCTGAAGGAGCGGATGAAAACAAGATTGACGCAGAAAACCAAGATGAAGAAAATAAAGATGAGGAAAGCCAAGACCGAGAGGAGAACCCAGAAGCAAAAGCAACTGAGAATCATGGGGAGCAAGAGGAGATTCAGGCAGAGGCACAGGCAGAAGTAGAAGCAGGatatgcagaagagaagaattcaCAAATTGCAGAGGAAACCCTCACTGCTGAGGAGGAAGAGCAACTGCTGGAAGGAGGTGAGGAAGAAAGCAAAGGAGTTACTGCAGCAGAAGAGGATGAGCCCGTGGAGTAG
- the AKAP8L gene encoding A-kinase anchor protein 8-like isoform X3, with amino-acid sequence MSYSGYGNWNSGTNRGYEGYSYGYGYGQDNSGNYGYDTYESYDSRSSLNDRDLYRSGYDYSEAEHDTENAYEGCYDSFYGNHRDQYQNRARDNFGQRGQNWARDGRNNRPMASSYSGHMGGQWNEPPQPMGGRGHGPHGSSRLPSLFSHNIIPELSMFQGMRGFSGNMRFGGGGMKQRMRRNWKMWDADFKSQKKKLKKDPTSKKRKQTDSTDEPDSKAAKTDGSDNSDSENEEGTEGEAAEKEGSKAEGEDEEGKDSEKGALTIQEEISQIKRKLQAGKKTQERQKKRHRDRMVERIQFVCSLCKYRTFYEDEMNAHLESKFHKEHFKFVGTKLPQQTADFLQDYVANKTKKTEERRKAIEDINAVIQQIYKDQDLTQDIGMEHFIKKVEAAHCAACDLFIPMQYGIIQKHLKSLDHNHNRRAMMEQSKKSSLVVARSILNNKLISKKLERYLKGENPFTDDPEEKEEHEEGEGGTSGNAEEGIAEGADENKIDAENQDEENKDEESQDREENPEAKATENHGEQEEIQAEAQAEVEAGYAEEKNSQIAEETLTAEEEEQLLEGGEEESKGVTAAEEDEPVE; translated from the exons GTATGATACATATGAGTCCTACGACTCAAGGTCTTCACTGAACGACCGTGATCTATACAGATCCGGCTATGATTACAGTGAGGCTGAACATGACACCGAAAATGCCTATGAAGGTTGCTATGACAGCTTCTATGGGAACCACAGGGACCAGTACCAGAACAGAGCACGGGACAACTTTGGCCAGCGGGGTCAGAACTGGGCCAGAGACGGGCGAAATAACAGACCCATGGCATCTTCATATTCCGGGCACATGGGCGGACAGTGGAATGAGCCGccacagccaatgggagggcGGGGCCATGGTCCCCACGGCTCCTCTAGGCTCCCATCCCTCTTCTCCCACAACATTATCCCAGAACTCAGCATGTTCCAGGGAATGCGAGGTTTCTCTGGAAACATGCGCTTTGGAGGAGGCGGCATGAAACAGCGAATGAGGAGAAACTGGAAAATGTGGGACGCAGACTTTAAA TCACagaaaaagaaactgaagaaGGACCCTACTtctaagaaaagaaaacaaactgacaGCACTGATGAACCTGACAGCAAGGCAGCAAAAACTGATGGCTCTGACAACTCTGACTCTGAGAATG AGGAAGGGActgaaggagaagcagcagagaaGGAGGGCTCTAAAGCT GAGGGTGAAGatgaagaaggaaaagattctgAGAAAG GTGCTTTAACAATTCAAGAAGAGATCAGTCAAATCAAGCGCAAATTGCAGGCAGGCAAGAAAACTCAAGAGAGGCAGAAAAAGAGGCATCGGGATCGCATGGTAGAAAG GATTCAGTTTGTTTGTTCGCTGTGCAAATATCGGACCTTCTATGAGGATGAGATGAATGCTCATCTGGAAAGCAAATTCCACAAGGAGCACTTCAAATTTGTTGGAACAAAACTGCCTCAGCAGACAGCTGACTTCCTCCAG GATTACGTTgctaacaaaacaaagaaaaccgaAGAACGCCGTAAAGCAATTGAAGATATTAATGCAGTTATCCAACAGATCTATAAAGACCAAGATCTTACCCAAG ATATTGGCATGGAACACTTCATTAAAAAGGTGGAGGCTGCTCACTGTGCTGCATGTGACCTCTTCATTCCAATGCAGTATGGCATTATCCAGAAGCACCTGAAGTCCCTTGACCACAACCACAACCGCAGA GCCATGATGGAGCAGTCCAAGAAATCATCTTTAGTAGTTGCGAGAAGTATTCTCAATAACAAACTAATCAGCAAGAAATTGGAGCGGTATTTGAAG GGTGAGAATCCCTTCACAGATGATCCAGAAGAGAAAGAGGAGCATGAGGAAGGAGAGGGTGGAACAAGTGGAAATGCAGAGGAGGGAATAGCTGAAGGAGCGGATGAAAACAAGATTGACGCAGAAAACCAAGATGAAGAAAATAAAGATGAGGAAAGCCAAGACCGAGAGGAGAACCCAGAAGCAAAAGCAACTGAGAATCATGGGGAGCAAGAGGAGATTCAGGCAGAGGCACAGGCAGAAGTAGAAGCAGGatatgcagaagagaagaattcaCAAATTGCAGAGGAAACCCTCACTGCTGAGGAGGAAGAGCAACTGCTGGAAGGAGGTGAGGAAGAAAGCAAAGGAGTTACTGCAGCAGAAGAGGATGAGCCCGTGGAGTAG